The DNA window TTTTTGTTTCATCGTGAATGGTACCTTGTCTTACTGTTATCccaccttttaaaaaatgtaattttaattttaatttaattacttcAGTCACCGGAAAAAGAAGGCGGCCTGCCGCGGCAAGTGGGCAACAAGACCGAATGTGCCTTGCTTGGCTTTTCGACCGACCTGAAGCGCGACTACCACGCCGTGCGCAACGAGATCCCCGAGGAGAAACTCTACAAGGTCTACACCTTCAACTCGGTTCGCAAGTCGATGAGCACCGTGTTGAAGATGGCTGACGGCAGCTACCGTATGTTCAGCAAAGGGGCCTCAGAAATTCTCCTAAAAAAGTAAGCACATTCTTGAGTTGTCATCAAGTGGCTTGTGTTTATACCTATGATCTCCTGGATTTCTGCCCACATATAAAACATACGTTTTCCAGAGGTTAttccattgttttttgttttctttgctaaATACTAAATATGTGATTGCTTAAGAAGTTCAAGTGCATCCCACCCAAGCCCCTTATTTTGCGACGTAAAAAACAGGCGCTGAGAAAATGAGGCGGTAACAACGCTGTAAGCCTCTTAACCAAGCAGGCTTCTTTTTAACCCACACAGAGCTTTAGGATGACCTCTTATTACCGCAGCTCACAAGCGCTTTGTCTTCCCTATGCATATCTATCtattctcttcttcctcttggtAGTCTTTGAACTCGTCCCTCTACACTTGTGTGTTGATATGGTTTATATTAACATCTCCCGTCTCGCCTGTCAGGTGCTCCAAAATCCTCACCGCAAACGGCGAGGCCAAGGTGTTCCGCCCCCGGGACAGGGACGACATGGTCAAGAAAGTGATCGAGCCCATGGCCTCAGAGGGCCTGAGGACCATCTGCCTGGCGTACAGGGACTTCACCGAGGGCGAGCCCGACTGGGACAGCGAAAACGACATCCTCACAGGACTGACCTGTCTCAGCGTGGTGGGCATCGAAGACCCCGTCAGACCCGAGGTCAGTGGCTGCACGGGCACGGCGCCGAGCGGATGACTTAATTTCATTCAGCGGAATTGAATTGCATGTAATCAGGGGAACCGCTCACAATGGAAATGCGACCTGCTCGGCGGGTTCACTGAAAGCGAGGGAATATCACTGATTGATTTCACGGAAGCGAGCGCCATTAACCGAACAGTTGATGGGCTTTCCGAAGCTATTTTACTATCCGACAAGCACCGTTGAAGAAATATACAGGCATCCTCTAATGGGTTAGCATGCTCCACTGCTCCGTTGGGAACCAAAGCGTTCTGAGTGTAGCAAGAAAATGGAATGACGGGCGACGCTGCGTCAGCCATCTTTAAAGGGGAGAAGTGACTCCACTGTGGCGCAGGCGTCCCAATACAAGCACTATGATATCGATGTTTGAATTAGAACCGACGCGTTACTATTACTGCTCGAGGCTCAACTTTCATGTTCAGTCACTGATCGCTTTGGTTTTCTGCCACTGTGCGACGGGGCAGGTAGCACGTAGCCGACTTGTTTGCTGGAATCGATTGCCTGTGTTTTTGAAGGGGCTGATAAGAGCATCGTCCTCCAGTATGCAGTGTCTATATAAATCTAAACCTAAAGCTGTACTAATGTTCACACAACCTGAACTTTGATTTGAACATCctcactgattttttttttttcttctttctattttctctttccttcagGTCCCAGACGCCATCAAGAAATGCCAGCGTGCTGGTATCACAGTGCGGATGGTGACCGGGGACAACATCGGCACTGCGCGCGCCATCGCCACTAAGTGCGGCATCCTACTGCCTGGAGATGACTTCCTCTGCATGGACGGCAAAGAGTTCAACCGAAGGATACGAAATGAAAAGGGAGAGGTGGGCCTCGGCGAAAGGCTGCACTTTGGAGATTGTTGAAAGTTTTCCGTTGGGATTCAATTCAggtttttttgtcttgtgtttctAGATTGAACAAGAACGCATTGACAAGATTTGGCCCAAACTACGAGTCCTGGCCCGCTCCTCCcccacagacaaacacaccttAGTGAAAGGTAGGTCTGTTGttaggaatgttttttttttgtcactagTTTATTGTTTGGGTGCCTTCAAGGTTTCATATTCATGCCATACTTTTCCAGGTATTATTGACAGCACAGTGATGGAGCAAAGACAAGTCGTGGCAGTGACAGGAGATGGCACTAATGATGGCCCTGCCTTGAAGAAAGCTGACGTTGGCTTTGCCATGGTGAGTCGTctcaccccccacacacacacacacacatacgcacgcacgcacacacacacacacacaaatatgtcgTAATGAGACGCAGGCGGATTCTTCATCGTCTCTTTTGGTCTCCAGGGTATCGCTGGCACCGACGTGGCCAAGGAGGCGTCTGACATCATCCTCACCGACGACAATTTCTCCAGCATCGTCAAGGCCGTCATGTGGGGGCGCAACGTCTACGACAGCATCTCCAAGTTCCTTCAGTTTCAGTTAACGGTCAATATCGTGGCTGTCATCGTCGCATTTACGGGCGCCTGCATTACACAGGTGAGCACAAAAAGAGTCTCTTTCATATTGAATAATAAAGGAAAAACTAAGAAAACTAAGGTTTTCTTAGTATCTCTGCCAATCTATTTTTCCTATTTACATAAAAATCTGACCTTGCCGTCTCTGCCTCTTTCGCTGCCTCCAGGACTCCCCGCTGAAAGCAGTACAGATGTTATGGGTCAACCTCATCATGGACACCTTTGCTTCACTAGCCCTGGCCACGGAGCCCCCCACAGAAGCCCTGCTCCTGAGGAAGCCCTACGGCCGCAACAAGCCGCTCATCTCGCGCACCATGATGAAGAACATTTTGGGTCAGGGAGTGTTCCAGCTAATCACCATCTTCACTCTGCTCTTTGCGGGTAAGAAGCTCCGGTTATTCCGCCGCACAGAGCCAGTGGGACTCGATGTGCGTTTTCTGGATGAATATAGTCTTGTTTGTTTGAACGCCTTCTCTTTGCCGTTGTCCCCGCAGGAGAGAAACTGTTTGATATAGACAGCGGCAGAAATACTCCCCTGCACGCCCCGCCTTCTGAACACTACACCATTGTCTTCAACACCTTTGTACTGATGCAGCTTTTCAACGAGATCAACGCCCGCAAGATCCACGGGGAAAGGAATGTCTTTGAAGGCATCTTCAACAACCTTATCTTCTGTAGTATTGTCTTTGGTACCTTTATTATCCAGGTAAAGAACAGTGCACAGTTCTGTGGCTTGTTGAATTCCTGTGAAATGGGAAATGGACTCacatgagggagaaaaaaaaaaaaaaaaaaaaagaccatcgGTCCCTCGTGTGGCTTGCAAATGTTAGATCTAAAAAAAGGAGTTCTCTAATTAATTCCGcctctcttcctgctcctctagATCGTCATAGTGCAGTTTGGTGGGAAGCCGTTCAGCTGCGTGGCTCTGAGCATAGACCAGTGGCTATGGTGCACTTTCTTAGGCTTTGGCTCTCTTCTATGGGGACAGGTATGATGTGACTATACTGCTGAGCTTCACCTTCAGTTGGCCGGAGACAGAAATATGGTATGACACTGCCCCCCTGTGTTGGAGTTGTCGTAGTGGGTGACAAGTGGTGGCAGGTGTAACGATACAGTGTGTTCCATTTACTTAGCTCCCACATTGAAATGCAAAAGCGCTCGTATGGTAATTATACTGCATGGTGCATTTTTATGTAGCCAACTGAACATGTTTATTGCAATGACAAAGGCATTTCTGGAatctttgtatttattgtttcaaatttaatattgatttagtttttatGCATATAAATTATGCATAAATATATTGTTACATAAATTATATGCATTTTATGCAAATAAATGATGCATAAAAACATTGTGTTCTGCTTGATTCCTGACAATGGGAGGTTGAGGGTTGATATTTATTTACTCGTTTTATAATcgataaaaaatgtttattttcagtATTGATAGTTTGGCTCTGATTGCCTGCACTGATCCTactgagggtgtgtgtgggtctcaCTGGCTGGTGCTCGTTCAGAGTGCGGCTAAACGTGCATCCTGATGTCTTCCAGGTAATCTCTTCGATACCCACCAGCCGCTTAAAGTTCTTGAAATCGGCCGGCCACGGCACCCAGAAGGAGGAGATCCCGGACGAGGAGCTGGATGAGCTGGAGGACAACGAGGAGATTGACCACGCTGAACGGGAGCTTCGCCGAGGCCAGATCCTCTGGTTCCGAGGCCTCAATCGCATCCAGACTCAGGTAACCATCCACAGACGGTCCCACCGCGTACCAGCGAGCACGACACCCGGAAACACCAAGGGAATCAAAAGCCATaaacccccccctttttttttaactctattGCTCTTCCAGCTTAAAATCAACGTGTTGttctctcccctctgcattGGTAAAGAGCGGCTCGTGCCCTAGAAGCAAAAGCCTCTCCTCCGCATTTTTCTCCTCTCGCTTCTGAACTAAAGCAGGCTCTTGATGCCTATTTCTGACTCTCGCTGAATCTATCTATGCTAAAACTGGACTAGTTGGAAAGTACTGATGAGAAGCAAGGGAATTGGATTGGCCCGGGACGCACGATAGGACACCTGAATGTTCAGAGTATTGGAAGGGCTGTAGCTGCAAAAGGTTGAAAGTGAGGTCAGAGCTCCCTCCGATGGATGCCTTTTTAAACGCAACATCCCTTTTTCCCTTTCTCCTTTTAACTATAATGCTTGAATCCAATTTCCGAGTGACATTTTTTCGTACTggtgccttttttgttttttctttctatttttttctctcttctctctctctctttttctctcctctggctGCGTTGTGTTTTATTCCCTCTGGGCTTTCTCCTGTCATGCTGTCTGATTCTTTACAGATGGATGTAGTGAGTGCGTTCCAGAGTGGAACTTCCTTTCAGGGGGCTCTAAGGCGGCAGGCCTCCAACTCCAGCCAGCAACAGCACGATGTAACCAATGTTTCTAGCCCTACACATGTAGCCTTTTCTACTACTGCCACTACTGCCACTGCCGCCAACACCGCTTCTGCCACTGTGGGGTGTGAGTGCGTGTTCTCCTCTAGTGCATgagactttttattttatattttgatctCTTCTGTTCTTCtaacatcttcctcctccactcctccaatTCTCACGTAACGTTGACACTTTTACTCTCTCACGCCTTCTTTTTAATGTCCCCCCTTCCTGTGTACCGCACAAAATACATCTTGCATAATGCTTTGATaatactgctgtgtgtgtgtgtgtatatatttatatatatatatgtacccTGTAACCAGGTCGCTTCTAGTGTCACGGTGTTATTCTGTCATCATGTTTCTGTTCTGCTTCTGCTTCGGTCTCAGAAATGAAAAGTTTCTATCTGTGTACTTACTATttgaccagaaaaaaaacaaaaaaaaaacagattttctgAATTGACCGTAACCAGGTTTGTCTGCAGCTGCCTGTGTAGCACCCCTGGGTCTGTGTCGCTGCTCTCTAGCCGGGTAAACGTTTTGAGTATCAGCCCATGATCACGGCCTAAAACGGAAAAAAGAGACGAGCCACGACCCGGACGGGTGGAATAAtgacctcttcctcccccagcTGGGGCTGCCTCTGGGAGTCTGCTGTGGAGAAAGAGGGCGTGAGGATGGCTCCGGAGGAGACGAGCAGCTGCGCGTCCTTCTCTTTAAGCGCTCCGAACCTCACGGGAAGCGCGTGGCTGTTgactcttttttctctttcagatcGTCCCAGGCAGACCGTCTGAGaagcggtggtggggggggggggggttaaatgtcTAACAGATGACGCGAAAAAGAGCTGGATGGCATAAATGACTGTGCTCTTGGATGTAAACACGGGGGACTTTCCCCAGACGCGTTGACAGCAGATCCGATGTTGTGGACAGCAGTAATGTTTAGGTGTCTCTGTCTCAGGTGTGAATCTCTTAAACCGGCCCCCAGGTGCTTTGCTTCTAAACTCTTCACTTCTCCTTTCAGGTTGCTCTTAAAAAGAGGTctgagctttatttatttattcatttatttatttttcctgcgAGTAGTGACACTCAGCGAAaaccactgaccccccccccacctattCTTCTTTAGATTCTGTGAAATGTGTCATGGGCTATACTCAAAGGTTTACTACCATTGAACACAAGGTAGCGCCACGCTCTGCATGGGTTCAAAGTGTCGTTTGTGAGTTTTTTGACATGTAGACATGCTTGGCTGCCGCAgctttttatggtttttactCCACAAACATAAGCTGTAACTGACCATCCctttccctccgtctccttcttgtttctgtctctctctctctctctctctctctctttcgtttCTCTCCCGTCACTTTTTCCTGAGCATGTCCAACTAAAGTAGAACTCTTGTGTCCAGCAcctgtccttctctcctcttctcttttggATGTGTTCTTACTACTACTGtactcacaaaaaaataaaaaagaggaaaagaaacctACGTTGCCTTGGGTTTGACACTGGTTTGTACCCCGACTGATTCACCATATGAATGTAAAGAATAGTTTGTCGCAACTCGCCTTTTCTCCTATTGACACGAACTCTCAGGTGGTTTTTTTGAGGTTAAGTCCAGACATTGGTTGTTTTATAACTGCACATCTGCACGAGAGTTTTCCCTGTCACAGACTTAAAACTCACCCAATATTGACCCAATAAAACCATGCGCCCTCATTTTGTTACCGCTGCCATTGCCCAggtgttcaaatgtttttttcgcACGAGCGCCACAACTGAACGGGACTAAAGCTCTGCGCCCTGTCCCTTgtaccctcccccctccctccagatcCGGGTGGTGAATGCATTCCGCAGCTCCATCTCCCTCTATGAGGGGCTGGAGAAGCCCGAGTCGCGATCGTCCATCCACAACTTCATGAACCAGCCCGAGTTCCGGATAGAGGACTCGGAGCCCCACATCCCCCTCATCGACGACACCGACGCCGAGGACGACGCCCCCACCAAGCGCAACTCCGCCAGCCCCCGCAACACCACGCCCACGCCGCCCtcgcccaccaccaccaccgccgtcGCCCCGGCTGCGCCCGTCTCCGCCTCCCCCAACCAGAACAATAACGCTGTGGAGAGCAGCAACCACCTCCTCCCGGAGGGCCCCAAATCAGGAACCCCCTCGGCCCCGGGGAGCCCCCTACACAGCCTGGAGACCTCCCTTTGATCTGACCCGCCTCGCCGCCGCCCGCTCGCCAGCGGCCGCCCacacccaccccaccccccacccccccagcatACTTTTCTAGCCACCACCAAGGAGGCCCGGCTCCACAAGCAGAAGGGAAGGGaccctgggaggaggaggagagagaggaggagtctGTGAGCTTCGGGACTAAAAAGAACAGCAAACATTCGGAGGGATGTGCTGGGGATGCTTTGGTCTGCTTTTTAGTTCTTATTAGAGGACTGTGTCCCCACCCCTTCCCTCCTtggtcatttcttcttctttttttttgtgattgaaACTCGGATTGAAAGtgacctgtttttattattctattattattattattatttgaattaaGAAGGGGAGGTCGTCCTCCTGGCTTGAAGATCGTCTGTAAGAATTCTGAAAGAACCTTTAGCTTCTTTTATCTGAATGGTGttgtatatttttctctttggcCCTTGCTCATTCAAAACTTATTTCTGCTCCATTGGCTGTTAATATTTTgagttatttatgttttttttgttttgtttttttggaaaaagcAGGTCTGTTTACAAAGTTTGTAGatactttttttcagtttgtagGCAAAAGAGCTTCCTGATGTCTGATGCAGAAAACTgggacagattaaaaaaaatgaatgagaggATTATTTCAGATACTGCTGTATTTTCAGGAGAAAAGGGTGTTTCTATTGAAACTTAACTATTTTTGCCTGCAAgttttatttgttataaatTTGTAGATACATGTAGAACCTTCTAGCCAAACCGATAAACACTAAGGCTTGTATAGAAAAGAGGTCCACCGGGTGAGGTGTCATCACAAGGGACAGAAGAGACGAGTAGGGCCTCTGTCCACTAACATTGCTATAAATATTTACTTCTTCCATTTCTTCGATAGTTTTCATGTGCACAAAAACCTTCTGGAGTTCTGGattctcttttcattcattacGTTGTGTTCAAGGATTTCCACATGTTGAAAGGTTCACTCATTAAAGGGAGTTAACGACATATCCGGGCCCGTATTTAGCAAGCATCACAGACCGACACCTGGAATCGAGCTGAAACCAAGTCTTACCTCGGAGTTGGTCCTCATGAAGCCTCCTGCGGGACGAAGaagttgatttttcttttttttttttttggtggttttaCAACACTTTGTAACGTAAAATAGAATTTGTCATATTGTAGTAGTTATTAGTCACATTCAAACGAGGGAGCTCATTTGATGCAGGGAGCACTCGCTGGTGTATTGGTCATTTCCGCATGTTTAACACTTAGAATTTGTTTTTGCCAAagctcacaaaaacacaaaaatgactTCAAGTttgtcgcttttttttttttttttttttttttagtttaaagtaACGCTTCAGTCAGCCCGGTGCGcctatttatttttcaacaacaaGTTGAAATAGACTCATCTTGAATGTGCCTTGGCTACAATAACAGTTTAGGCGATGCTTTGTCCCTTTGTTTTCCACATGCAGGTAACTCCTCACAGATTAAACACTGTTACTCCTACTGCTAAACGTAGGACCAAATAAGCCTCACTCTCATCCTTCTGGGCCAGTTGGGAAAGAGTTTCTCTTTCTGGATGCTTGATAAATATGGAccctggtcttttttttttaatatatattggTGCATTTCATTTCTGCTCTTGTTTCTCTCTCAGTAAAACGTTAGCCCCTTGCCAATGTACAATATTGACATTTGTTTACTCAGGCagagaaaaagtatttaatttaaaaaaggaatctaAAAAGAAAGAACCTTTTAACTTCAGACTGTGTATTTAGGTAGTGAATTATTGTCTTGGTCAAAAAAAGCAACtgaattattttcatatttcattcaaTCTTTTAAGATCATGCCTTCGGGAATACTTAATTTTACTCCTGAGTTctagtttgacatttttagaAATCAAAAACCTGGGGGAAAATaggcttttttttccaaccctgTCCATAAGACTTCTTTCATCATGGATAAATGTTGctgcatttgatttgtttgtaaGATATTTTTGACACCTGATGTACTGGAAACGCTGAAGAATTGGACATTTTTCAAGAATAAAGACTAGGCATACACTGGTATCTATCTGCACAGGGTACTTTATTTCAGAGCGTTCCTTGGGGAGAATAATTTTGATACAAATCATAAAATAAAGTGTACCTTTGTATTTTTATGACAATACTGATGATACCTTTCATCGTACTAAAGCGATTTTGGATGATTTGACACCAATCACGTTATACAGGGAGGGTTTTGGCCACTCAAAATGTGTGTTCCGGAATATTCATCTCAGGGTGCAAATGGTGTGAAAGAGATCAAGCCTCCCTTAGTTTGTATGTTATCACACTTAATGAAATGCTTGGGATGGTGCTTGTCAACCACACAGGATGGCTTGGGCAGCAGGCTGCACATTATTCCTGCAGCCTTCTGGCCGTgggggtcggggaggggggggggggtttgagatgTTAAACCAAAACGTCCTGTGAGGAAATACTTTGTTTTACAGATGACAAAACAGCAGCTACGATTGCATACAAagtgagaaaatgaaaagacgAGCGGAATCCATATGAGGGGTTTGTTCTGTAGCTTCTTCCTGTAATgggaatgaatgttttttttttccatctgttttatggattattatttttttatcttttaacatttggaaataaaagTACTTCATGTCTGTTTATCTTGAGCATTTTAAATGGATATCGTGATTGGATTTACATTTGAAACTTGTTGAGTAATGTGTatggtttttaaaaataaaaaatgtatttagccTAACTGCAGGGCTATGTTTTTCATTTACCATGCAGTACTTATTGGAGTTATACATTCAAATGTGGACCCTTATTTTTCTGCAGTGAAGGCGGTCAAAAATATTGCAAAAGATCTAAACCTTGAGCGAGACTGTCTTGCAAGAAAGCCTCTTATGCATAACTGCACAATTTCCAAATGCATCATAACCATTagctatgtaaaaaaaaagtactcaTTGTTAATATACAGTAAAAACTTGACGCAAATGCATGTTAGCACAGTAGCAATAACTTTCTAAATGATAAAGTTGGAGTTTAGATTCAGAGCTCGCTGGCAGTGAGTATTGCACTGCAGCCTTTGACCCAGTTATTTTCTGTCTGTGCTGAGGTCAATCGGGTAAAGAACTAGAAATGCACGCTTAGATATTAAACCAATCCTCTGTTATCGCCTCCCAACACACCAGGAAAATGTCTCTCAAGTGTAATTACTCCTTATTTTTGCCTTTACTTTACACCAAGAGCAAATGTCTTAATGCTTGTTCAAAAGTGAGTAAAGAAACACAGGCCCCTgctgaaatataaaataccCGAAATAGAGTGAATCTCTCAAACGTATATGAAGGTATATTTGTGTCCAAACTtatgactggtactgtacatgtTTTTATTCCAAGAAATCCTTAAGTGATTGGAGGAATGCAGTATCATGATTTATCCACTAGGTGGAGGCATAGTGTGTGTGATTTTACATGGCAGGCTACTAGATGCTGGAGGAAGGCGCTCCATGCCATGGTGCGTAagttcagcattttttttacagatttatcAACATTTTTCGGACACTACATCGAGTCTTTTACCAACacacagctttttaaaaagatcATTAAGATCATGGCTAGATAAAATGCCCACGTCATGTCACGACCACACCGGCAGAGGTCGCTGGGGTCCGCTTTCAGCCTCTGAACAAAGATCGTGTATTGTTCAGACGAGTCActcaattttttctttcttgacgGCTGAAAAACCTGCCGCCCACTACCATTCGAGGATTTCTCCGTGTGGGCAGAAAATGTAACCTGACGTCTTCCTCGCGGATGCATTTCCACACACGCGAGTGAAACCCGGAAGTCGCCACAGTGTGAGACGTCCgcgctcttctcctccctcactcccccccccccctccttttccgCTCCGCATTGTGTTCCTTCTGCAGCAATGGACTCTAAACACTGGGCGAAGGTCCGCTGAACCACGAAGTCGCGACATTTCTGTAAGTATACATAATATCAAgtttataatacatttaaaaaaagcacaacccACAGTATAACCGGTGTAATGGGAGGATTAAAGCTGTGTTTGGCATTCGCGAGTTGGGCGGTATGGATTCCCCTCCTTAGATCTCTCGGTTTGCAGCTAATTTACTCCCGACGTTGAATCCTTAAATGACAGTTTAACGCCGATGCATCTGATTTTAATGCCGTATGACTGTTTAATCTGCGCGTGTTTTCTCTTTGCGCCCCTTTACAAACGCCTTTGCTTGAATCTCCTGTCTTTgcccgtgacccccccccccccgtctcctccaaAGGCAATTAGGAAtgagaccccccccgccccgccgctGAGCTCAAAGATGAGAGAGTGGTGGGTTCACGTGGGTCTGATCTGCATCCCGCTGGTGGCCGTCTACCTCCACATCCCTCCCCCTCAGCTGTCCCCTTCCCTGCAGAAGTGGCACAACGCCGGGGAGGCGTTTCACTTCAGAGGCCGGGACATCTTCTACAGAGGTAGGAGGGCACAAGTTGCACCCATTGGTCACACCCAATCGTCTCTCTTATtctgtataaaaaaaaggattgttcGAATGGCATCTTGTAATTAACCCCTTAGTCCAGGCCCCCAATGAGAAAGGAGAAGCCGCATCACTGTTttgctcctctttcctcctacAAACCAGACTCCTACGGTGCTCTGGGAAGCTCCGACGTCGTCGTCCTGCTCCACGGCTTCCCCACCTCCAGCTACGACTGGAACAAGGTGTCCACTGCGCGCGCGCGCTCAGCAGCCCGGTAACACGCCGCCAGCACGTCTTCGTGTGACCGAGTTTATATCTTCTGCTCAGATCTGGGAGCCACTCACTCAGCGCTTCCATCGGGTCGTCGCGCTGGACTTCCTGGGTTTCGGCTTCAGCGACAAGCCAGTGGGTGCCATCTTCTGCCTCCTGCatggtcctctctctctctctctctctctctctctctctccggctaCCCCTTACCTCGTGTTTTCTCATCCCAGCGACCCCACCGCTACTCCATCTTCGAGCAGGCCAGTGTGGTGGAGGCCCTGGCGGCTCACTTGGGTCTGAGCAACCAGCGAGTGAATCTGCTCTCCCACGACTACGGAGACACGGTGGCGTTGGAGTTGCTCtacaggtatgtgtgtgtgtgtgtgtgtgtgactatatATTCAGGTGGACGTTATAAAAAGTAAACACGATAATAACCGGTCCTTCCATCTTGCCGATTTCTTTTCCTCGCGAACAGAAGTGACCAAAACCGCTCCGGTCACCTGATCATCAACAGCCTGTGTCTCTCTAATGGaggtactggggggggggggggggggggcgtccgttGGTTTTTGGGGGGTCAAGTTGTAGACGGTGGGTCGGTGCTGATTCTTTTATTCCCAACAGGATTGTTCCCGGAAACACATTACCCGCGTCTGCTGCAGACGGTGAGTCACCCCCCCTCATTTGCCTCATGtggaattggaaaaaaaaagtgaattatgGTTGATTGTCTGTCAAAGTTCTCATtgacacctttttgttttgccaCCAAAAGCTTCTGAAGGACTCTAGTTTTCTGGCTCCGGTTCTGACGCGGCTCACCAACTACAAGATCTTCCAAAAAGGGTAAGACAAGCGCAGAATTGTTTCAAATGGTGCGATTGAAAAATATTCCCTCGAACCCCGTGAGTGAGCGAGTTCGTCCGTGTTTTGCTTCCTGACAACTGGAACTCGTAGGATCGGAGACGTGTTCGGTCCGTACACGCAGCCCACCGACGCCGAGTTCTGGGACATGTGGACAGGTTTACGCTACAACGATGGAAACTTGGTGttagacaggtgtgtgtgtgtgtgtgtgtgtgtgtgtgtgtgtgtgttttcactttgCATTCAAATGACCTTGTTTGTCCTTGTCACTCATTTTCGTCTCCTTTGTCCCTCTCAGCATCCTGCAGTTCATCAACCAGAGATCCAAACACAGAGAGCGTTGGGTGGGCACGCTCACCTCCACCGGCGTCCC is part of the Pungitius pungitius chromosome 2, fPunPun2.1, whole genome shotgun sequence genome and encodes:
- the atp2b1a gene encoding plasma membrane calcium-transporting ATPase 1 isoform X4, with protein sequence MANNSYSGVKNSMVEANHDGEFGCTLKELRSLMELRGAEAIGLIGDTYEDVHGLCNRLKTSPVDGLSGQPGDIEKRKTVFGENLIPPKKPKTFLQLVWEALQDVTLIILEVAAVVSLGLSFYRPPDAEREHCGRAAGGVEDENESEAGWIEGAAILLSVICVVLVTAFNDWSKEKQFRGLQSRIEQEQKFTVVRGGQVIQIPVAEIVVGDVAQIKYGDLLPADGVLIQGNDLKIDESSLTGESDHVKKTQEKDPMMLSGTHVMEGSGKMLVTAVGVNSQTGIIFTLLGTAEDDEEDEEEKKKEKEEKKKQRKNKKLEESMENRKKAKAMDGAAMEMQPLNSDEGGDAEEKKKTGPPKKEKSVLQGKLTKLAVQIGKAGLVMSAITVIILVGLFVVDTFWIQNLPWVKDCTPIYIQFFVKFFIIGVTVLVVAVPEGLPLAVTISLAYSVKKMMKDNNLVRHLDACETMGNATAICSDKTGTLTMNRMTVVQAFIAEKHYKKVPDPEAIPASILDILILGIAVNCAYTSNIMSPEKEGGLPRQVGNKTECALLGFSTDLKRDYHAVRNEIPEEKLYKVYTFNSVRKSMSTVLKMADGSYRMFSKGASEILLKKCSKILTANGEAKVFRPRDRDDMVKKVIEPMASEGLRTICLAYRDFTEGEPDWDSENDILTGLTCLSVVGIEDPVRPEVPDAIKKCQRAGITVRMVTGDNIGTARAIATKCGILLPGDDFLCMDGKEFNRRIRNEKGEIEQERIDKIWPKLRVLARSSPTDKHTLVKGIIDSTVMEQRQVVAVTGDGTNDGPALKKADVGFAMGIAGTDVAKEASDIILTDDNFSSIVKAVMWGRNVYDSISKFLQFQLTVNIVAVIVAFTGACITQDSPLKAVQMLWVNLIMDTFASLALATEPPTEALLLRKPYGRNKPLISRTMMKNILGQGVFQLITIFTLLFAGEKLFDIDSGRNTPLHAPPSEHYTIVFNTFVLMQLFNEINARKIHGERNVFEGIFNNLIFCSIVFGTFIIQIVIVQFGGKPFSCVALSIDQWLWCTFLGFGSLLWGQVISSIPTSRLKFLKSAGHGTQKEEIPDEELDELEDNEEIDHAERELRRGQILWFRGLNRIQTQMDVVSAFQSGTSFQGALRRQASNSSQQQHDVTNVSSPTHIRVVNAFRSSISLYEGLEKPESRSSIHNFMNQPEFRIEDSEPHIPLIDDTDAEDDAPTKRNSASPRNTTPTPPSPTTTTAVAPAAPVSASPNQNNNAVESSNHLLPEGPKSGTPSAPGSPLHSLETSL
- the atp2b1a gene encoding plasma membrane calcium-transporting ATPase 1 isoform X3 — its product is MANNSYSGVKNSMVEANHDGEFGCTLKELRSLMELRGAEAIGLIGDTYEDVHGLCNRLKTSPVDGLSGQPGDIEKRKTVFGENLIPPKKPKTFLQLVWEALQDVTLIILEVAAVVSLGLSFYRPPDAEREHCGRAAGGVEDENESEAGWIEGAAILLSVICVVLVTAFNDWSKEKQFRGLQSRIEQEQKFTVVRGGQVIQIPVAEIVVGDVAQIKYGDLLPADGVLIQGNDLKIDESSLTGESDHVKKTQEKDPMMLSGTHVMEGSGKMLVTAVGVNSQTGIIFTLLGTAEDDEEDEEEKKKEKEEKKKQRKNKKLEESMENRKKAKAMDGAAMEMQPLNSDEGGDAEEKKKTGPPKKEKSVLQGKLTKLAVQIGKAGLVMSAITVIILVGLFVVDTFWIQNLPWVKDCTPIYIQFFVKFFIIGVTVLVVAVPEGLPLAVTISLAYSVKKMMKDNNLVRHLDACETMGNATAICSDKTGTLTMNRMTVVQAFIAEKHYKKVPDPEAIPASILDILILGIAVNCAYTSNIMSPEKEGGLPRQVGNKTECALLGFSTDLKRDYHAVRNEIPEEKLYKVYTFNSVRKSMSTVLKMADGSYRMFSKGASEILLKKCSKILTANGEAKVFRPRDRDDMVKKVIEPMASEGLRTICLAYRDFTEGEPDWDSENDILTGLTCLSVVGIEDPVRPEVPDAIKKCQRAGITVRMVTGDNIGTARAIATKCGILLPGDDFLCMDGKEFNRRIRNEKGEIEQERIDKIWPKLRVLARSSPTDKHTLVKGIIDSTVMEQRQVVAVTGDGTNDGPALKKADVGFAMGIAGTDVAKEASDIILTDDNFSSIVKAVMWGRNVYDSISKFLQFQLTVNIVAVIVAFTGACITQDSPLKAVQMLWVNLIMDTFASLALATEPPTEALLLRKPYGRNKPLISRTMMKNILGQGVFQLITIFTLLFAGEKLFDIDSGRNTPLHAPPSEHYTIVFNTFVLMQLFNEINARKIHGERNVFEGIFNNLIFCSIVFGTFIIQIVIVQFGGKPFSCVALSIDQWLWCTFLGFGSLLWGQVISSIPTSRLKFLKSAGHGTQKEEIPDEELDELEDNEEIDHAERELRRGQILWFRGLNRIQTQMDVVSAFQSGTSFQGALRRQASNSSQQQHDVTNVSSPTHVAFSTTATTATAANTASATVGYPGGECIPQLHLPL